A DNA window from Ornithodoros turicata isolate Travis chromosome 10, ASM3712646v1, whole genome shotgun sequence contains the following coding sequences:
- the LOC135370955 gene encoding uncharacterized protein LOC135370955 isoform X1 — protein MDPADGQKDQNFHMAPTNHHESQEDHKAHRNSPDVPKSPTDLMEDLRNHDIHLVLGEEHSVQKNQIGLTELRKNQAGRNVPRDPRNRTVHSEHLNGLDSRGVPRKDHGALEDQLGRPELHKNQVNHNIPENLKVRAVRLAHLNGQDSHRVRKEHHGAQENQVGRSKVQNNQVDHNILDNLKDQAVRLAHPNSQDSRRVPKEYHSGQENQLGRPEHQINQVDRNIPDNLKDRTVRKEHHGGQENQVGRPELQNNQVARDIPDNLKDRTVRKEHHGGQQNQVGRPELQNNQVDRNIPDNLKDRTVRKEHHGGQQNQVGRLELQNNQVYRNIPNNLKGRTVRNEHHGGQENQVGRPELQNNQLDRNIPEDLKNRTVRMEHLNGQDSRRVPKEYHGAQENQLGRPELQNNQVNRNIPDNLKDRTVRLEHPNSQDSRRAPKEYHSGQENQLGRLELQNNHVDRNIPDNLKDHTVRKEHHGGQENQVGRPELQNNHVDRNIPDNLKNRTVRLEHPNSQDSRRAPKEYHTGQENQLGRLELQNNHVDRNIPDDLKDRTVRKEHHGGQENQVGRPELQNNHVDRNIPDNLKDRAVRLAHPNSQDSRRVPKEYHSGQENQLGRPELQNNHVDRNIPDTLKDRTVRKEHHGGQENQVGRPEPQNNQLNRNIPEDLKNRTVRLEHLNGQGSRRVPKEYHGGQQNQLGRPKLQNNQVDRTVRLEHPNSQDSRRAPKEYHSGQENQLGRLELQNNHVDRNIPDNLKDRTVRKEHHGGQENQLGRPELQNNHVDRNIPDNLKDRAVRLAHPNSQDSRRVPKEYHSGQENQLGRPELQNNHVDRNIPDNLKDRTVRKEHHGGQENQVGRPELQNNHVDRNIPDNLKDRAVRLAHPNSQDSRRVPKEYHSGQENQLGRPELQNNHVDRNIPDTLKDRTVRKEHHGSQENQVGRPEPQNNQLNRNIPEDLKNRTVRLEHLNGQDSRRVPKEYHGGQQNQLGRPELQNNQVYRNIPEDLKNRTVRLEHLNGQDSRRVQKEYHGGQENQLGRPELQNNQVDRNIPDNLKDRTVRLEHPNSQGSRRVPKEYHSGQENQLGRPELQNNHVDRNIPDNLKDRTVRLEHLNGQDCRTVRKEYHGGQENQLGRPELQNNQVDRNIPEDLKNRTARLEHLNGQDSRRVPKEYHGGQENQLGRPELQNNHVDRNIPDNLKGRTVRLEHPNSQDSRRVPKEYHSGQENQLGRPELQNNHVDRNIPDNLKDRTVRLEHLNGQDCRTVRKEYHGGQENQLGRPELQNNQVDRNIPEDLKNRTARLEHLNGQDSRRVPKEYHGGQENQLGRPELQNNHVDRNIPDNLKGRTVRKEHHGGQENQLGRPELQNNQVYRNIPDNLKGRTVRKEHHGGQENQVGRPELQNNQLDRNIPEDPKNRTVRLEHLKGQDSRRVPKEYHGGQENQLGRPELQNNQVYRSIPDNLKGRTVRKEHHGDQENQVGRPELQNNQVDRNIPEDLKNRTVRLEHLNGQDCRTVRKEYHGGQENQLGRPELQNNQVDRNIPEDLKNRTVRLEHLNGQDSRRVQKEYHGGQENQLGRPELQNNHVDRNIPDNLKGRTVRKEHHGGQENQVGRPELQNNQLDRNIPEDLKDRTVRLEHLNGQNSRRVPKEYHGAQENQVGRPELQNNQVDRNIPDNLKGRTVRKEHHGGQENQVGRSELQNNQLDRNIPEDLKGRTVRKEHHGGQENQVGRPELQNNQLDRNIPEDLKNRTVRLEHLNGQNSRTVRKEYHGGQENQLGRPELQNNQVDRNIPEDLKNRTVRLEHLNGQDSRRVQKEYHGGQENQLGRPELQNNHVDRNIPDNLKGRTVRKEHHGGQENQVGRPELQNNQLDRNIPEDLKNRTVRLEHLNGQNSRRVPKEYHGAQENQVGRPELQNNQLDRNIPEDLKNRTVRLEHLNGQNSRTVRKEYHGGQENQLGRPELQNNQVDRNIPEDLKNRTVRLEHLNGQDSRRVQKEYHGGQENQLGRPELQNNHVDRNIPDNLKGRTVRKEHHGGQENQVGRPELQNNQLDRNIPEDLKNRTVRLEHLNGQNSRRVPKEYHGAQENQVGRPELQNNQVDRNIPDNLKGRTVRKEHHGGQENQVGRSELQNNQLDRNIPEDLKGRTVRKEHHGGQENQVGRPELQNNQLDRNIPEDLKNRTVRLEHLNGQNSRRVPKEYHGAQEHQLGRPELQNNQVDRNIPEDLKNRTVRLEHLKGQDSRRVPKEYHGGQENQLGRPELQNNQVYRNIPDNLKGRTVRKEHHGAQENQVGRPELQSNQVDRNIPEDLKNRTVRLEHLNGQDSRRVPKEYHGAQENQVGRPELQNNQVDRNFPEDLKDRTVRSEHLNGQDSRRVQKEYHGGQ, from the exons ATGGACCCAGCAGATGGACAGAAAGACCAGAATTTCCACATGGCCCCAACGAACCACCACGAAAGCCAGGAAGACCACAAGGCGCACCGCAACTCCCCGGACGTCCCGAAGAGCCCAACGGACCTTATGGAAGACCTGAGGAACCACGATATCCACTTGGTCCTTGGGGAGGAACACAGCGTCCAGAAGAACCAAATTGGCCTTACGGAACTCCGCAAGAACCAGGCTGGCCGCAACGTCCCGAGGGACCCCAGGAACCGAACGGTCCATTCGGAACACCTCAATGGCCTGGACAGCCGCGGGGTCCCGAGGAAAGACCACGGCGCCCTGGAGGACCAATTGGGCCGACCGGAACTCCACAAGAACCAGGTGAACCACAATATCCCGGAGAACCTCAAGGTCCGGGCAGTCCGTTTGGCACACCTGAACGGCCAGGACAGCCACAGGGTCCGGAAGGAACACCACGGCGCCCAGGAGAACCAAGTGGGCCGATCGAAAGTCCAGAACAACCAGGTGGACCACAATATCCTGGACAACCTCAAGGACCAGGCGGTCCGTTTGGCACACCCGAACAGCCAGGACAGCCGCAGGGTCCCGAAGGAATACCACAGCGGCCAGGAGAACCAACTGGGCCGACCGGAACACCAGATCAACCAGGTGGACCGCAATATCCCGGACAACCTGAAGGACCGCACGGTCCGGAAGGAACACCACGGCGGCCAGGAGAACCAAGTGGGCCGACCGGAACTCCAGAACAACCAGGTGGCCCGCGATATCCCGGACAACCTCAAGGACCGCACGGTCCGGAAGGAACACCACGGCGGCCAGCAGAACCAAGTGGGCCGACCGGAACTCCAGAACAACCAGGTGGACCGCAATATCCCGGACAACCTCAAGGACCGCACGGTCCGGAAGGAACACCACGGCGGCCAGCAGAACCAAGTGGGCCGACTGGAACTCCAGAACAACCAGGTGTACCGCAATATCCCGAACAACCTCAAGGGCCGCACGGTCCGGAACGAACACCACGGCGGCCAGGAGAACCAAGTGGGCCGACCGGAACTCCAGAACAACCAGCTGGACCGCAATATCCCAGAGGACCTCAAGAACCGAACGGTCCGTATGGAACACCTGAACGGCCAGGACAGCCGCAGGGTCCCGAAGGAATACCACGGCGCCCAGGAGAACCAACTGGGCCGACCGGAACTCCAGAACAACCAGGTGAACCGCAATATCCCGGACAACCTAAAGGACCGCACGGTCCGATTGGAGCACCCGAACAGCCAGGACAGCCGCAGGGCCCCGAAGGAATACCACAGCGGCCAGGAGAACCAACTGGGCCGACTGGAACTCCAGAACAACCACGTGGACCGCAATATCCCGGACAACCTCAAGGACCACACGGTCCGGAAGGAACACCACGGCGGCCAGGAGAACCAAGTGGGCCGACCGGAACTCCAGAACAACCACGTGGACCGCAATATCCCGGACAACCTCAAGAACCGCACGGTCCGATTGGAGCACCCGAACAGCCAGGACAGCCGCAGGGCCCCGAAGGAATACCACACCGGCCAGGAGAACCAACTGGGCCGACTGGAACTCCAGAACAACCACGTGGACCGCAATATCCCGGACGACCTCAAGGACCGCACGGTCCGGAAGGAACACCACGGCGGCCAGGAGAACCAAGTGGGCCGACCGGAACTCCAGAACAACCACGTGGACCGCAATATCCCGGACAACCTCAAGGACCGGGCGGTCCGTTTGGCACACCCGAACAGCCAGGACAGCCGCAGGGTCCCGAAGGAATACCACAGCGGCCAGGAGAACCAACTGGGCCGACCGGAACTCCAGAACAACCACGTGGACCGCAATATCCCGGACACCCTCAAGGACCGCACGGTCCGGAAGGAACACCACGGCGGCCAGGAGAACCAAGTGGGCCGACCGGAACCCCAGAACAACCAGCTGAACCGCAATATCCCAGAGGACCTCAAGAACCGAACGGTCCGTTTGGAACACCTGAACGGCCAGGGCAGCCGAAGGGTCCCGAAGGAATACCACGGCGGCCAGCAGAACCAACTGGGCCGACCGAAACTCCAGAACAACCAGGTGGACCGCACGGTCCGATTGGAGCACCCGAACAGCCAGGACAGCCGCAGGGCCCCGAAGGAATACCACAGCGGCCAGGAGAACCAACTGGGCCGACTGGAACTCCAGAACAACCACGTGGACCGCAATATCCCGGACAACCTCAAGGACCGCACGGTCCGGAAGGAACACCACGGCGGCCAGGAGAACCAATTGGGCCGACCGGAACTCCAGAACAACCACGTGGACCGCAATATCCCGGACAACCTCAAGGACCGGGCGGTCCGTTTGGCACACCCGAACAGCCAGGACAGCCGCAGGGTCCCGAAGGAATACCACAGCGGCCAGGAGAACCAACTGGGCCGACCGGAACTCCAGAACAACCACGTGGACCGCAATATCCCGGACAACCTCAAGGACCGCACGGTCCGGAAGGAACACCACGGAGGCCAGGAGAACCAAGTGGGCCGACCGGAACTCCAGAACAACCACGTGGACCGCAATATCCCGGACAACCTCAAGGACCGGGCGGTCCGTTTGGCACACCCGAACAGCCAGGACAGCCGCAGGGTCCCGAAGGAATACCACAGCGGCCAGGAGAACCAACTGGGCCGACCGGAACTCCAGAACAACCACGTGGACCGCAATATCCCGGACACCCTCAAGGACCGCACGGTCCGGAAGGAACACCACGGAAGCCAGGAGAACCAAGTGGGCCGACCGGAACCCCAGAACAACCAGCTGAACCGCAATATCCCAGAGGACCTCAAGAACCGAACGGTCCGTTTGGAACACCTGAACGGCCAGGACAGCCGAAGGGTCCCGAAGGAATACCACGGCGGCCAGCAGAACCAACTGGGCCGACCGGAACTCCAGAACAACCAGGTGTACCGCAATATCCCAGAGGACCTCAAGAACCGAACGGTCCGTTTGGAACACCTGAACGGCCAGGACAGCCGCAGGGTCCAGAAGGAATACCACGGCGGCCAGGAGAACCAACTGGGCCGACCGGAACTCCAGAACAACCAGGTGGACCGCAATATCCCGGACAACCTCAAGGACCGCACGGTCCGTTTGGAACACCCGAACAGCCAGGGCAGCCGCAGGGTCCCGAAGGAATACCACAGCGGCCAGGAGAACCAACTGGGCCGACCGGAACTCCAGAACAACCACGTGGACCGCAATATCCCGGACAACCTCAAGGACCGCACGGTCCGTTTGGAACACCTGAACGGCCAGGACTGCCGCACGGTCCGGAAGGAATACCACGGCGGCCAGGAGAACCAACTGGGCCGACCGGAACTCCAGAACAACCAGGTGGACCGCAATATCCCAGAGGACCTCAAGAACCGAACGGCCCGTTTGGAACACCTGAACGGCCAGGACAGCCGCAGGGTCCCGAAGGAATACCACGGCGGCCAGGAGAACCAACTGGGCCGACCGGAACTCCAGAACAACCACGTGGACCGCAATATCCCGGACAACCTCAAGGGCCGCACGGTCCGTTTGGAACACCCGAACAGCCAGGACAGCCGCAGGGTCCCGAAGGAATACCACAGCGGCCAGGAGAACCAACTGGGCCGACCGGAACTCCAGAACAACCACGTGGACCGCAATATCCCGGACAACCTCAAGGACCGCACGGTCCGTTTGGAACACCTGAACGGCCAGGACTGCCGCACGGTCCGGAAGGAATACCACGGCGGCCAGGAGAACCAACTGGGCCGACCGGAACTCCAGAACAACCAGGTGGACCGCAATATCCCAGAGGACCTCAAGAACCGAACGGCCCGTTTGGAACACCTGAACGGCCAGGACAGCCGCAGGGTCCCGAAGGAATACCACGGCGGCCAGGAGAACCAACTGGGCCGACCGGAACTCCAGAACAACCACGTGGACCGCAATATCCCGGACAACCTCAAGGGCCGCACGGTCCGGAAGGAACACCACGGCGGCCAGGAGAACCAACTGGGCCGACCGGAACTCCAGAACAACCAGGTGTACCGCAATATCCCGGACAACCTCAAGGGCCGCACGGTCCGGAAGGAACACCACGGCGGCCAGGAGAACCAAGTGGGCCGACCGGAACTCCAGAACAACCAGCTGGACCGCAATATCCCAGAGGACCCCAAGAACCGAACGGTCCGTTTGGAACACCTGAAGGGCCAGGACAGCCGCAGGGTCCCGAAGGAATACCACGGCGGCCAGGAGAACCAACTGGGCCGACCGGAACTCCAGAACAACCAGGTGTACCGCAGTATCCCGGACAACCTCAAGGGCCGCACGGTCCGGAAGGAACACCACGGCGACCAGGAGAACCAAGTGGGCCGACCGGAACTCCAGAACAACCAG GTGGACCGCAATATCCCAGAGGACCTCAAGAACCGCACGGTCCGTTTGGAACACCTGAACGGCCAGGACTGCCGCACGGTCCGGAAGGAATACCACGGCGGCCAGGAGAACCAACTGGGCCGACCGGAACTCCAGAACAACCAGGTGGACCGCAATATCCCAGAGGACCTCAAGAACCGAACGGTCCGTTTGGAACACCTGAACGGCCAGGACAGCCGCAGGGTCCAGAAGGAATACCACGGCGGCCAGGAGAACCAACTGGGCCGACCGGAACTCCAGAACAACCACGTGGACCGCAATATCCCGGACAACCTCAAGGGCCGCACGGTCCGGAAGGAACACCACGGCGGCCAGGAGAACCAAGTGGGCCGACCCGAACTCCAGAACAACCAGCTGGACCGCAATATCCCAGAGGACCTCAAGGACCGAACGGTCCGTTTGGAACACCTGAACGGCCAGAACAGCCGCAGGGTCCCGAAGGAATACCACGGCGCCCAGGAGAACCAAGTGGGCCGACCGGAACTCCAGAACAACCAGGTGGACCGCAATATCCCGGACAACCTCAAGGGCCGCACGGTCCGGAAGGAACACCACGGCGGCCAGGAGAACCAAGTGGGCCGATCGGAACTCCAGAACAACCAGCTGGACCGCAATATCCCAGAGGACCTCAAGGGCCGCACGGTCCGGAAGGAACACCACGGCGGCCAGGAGAACCAAGTGGGCCGACCGGAACTCCAGAACAACCAGCTGGACCGCAATATCCCAGAGGACCTCAAGAACCGAACGGTCCGTTTGGAACACCTGAACGGCCAGAACAGCCGCACGGTCCGGAAGGAATACCACGGCGGCCAGGAGAACCAACTGGGCCGACCGGAACTCCAGAACAACCAGGTGGACCGCAATATCCCAGAGGACCTCAAGAACCGAACGGTCCGTTTGGAACACCTGAACGGCCAGGACAGCCGCAGGGTCCAGAAGGAATACCACGGCGGCCAGGAGAACCAACTGGGCCGACCGGAACTCCAGAACAACCACGTGGACCGCAATATCCCGGACAACCTCAAGGGCCGCACGGTCCGGAAGGAACACCACGGCGGCCAGGAGAACCAAGTGGGCCGACCGGAACTCCAGAACAACCAGCTGGACCGCAATATCCCAGAGGACCTCAAGAACCGAACGGTCCGTTTGGAACACCTGAACGGCCAGAACAGCCGCAGGGTCCCGAAGGAATACCACGGCGCCCAGGAGAACCAAGTGGGCCGACCGGAACTCCAGAACAACCAGCTGGACCGCAATATCCCAGAGGACCTCAAGAACCGAACGGTCCGTTTGGAACACCTGAACGGCCAGAACAGCCGCACGGTCCGGAAGGAATACCACGGCGGCCAGGAGAACCAACTGGGCCGACCGGAACTCCAGAACAACCAGGTGGACCGCAATATCCCAGAGGACCTCAAGAACCGAACGGTCCGTTTGGAACACCTGAACGGCCAGGACAGCCGCAGGGTCCAGAAGGAATACCACGGCGGCCAGGAGAACCAACTGGGCCGACCGGAACTCCAGAACAACCACGTGGACCGCAATATCCCGGACAACCTCAAGGGCCGCACGGTCCGGAAGGAACACCACGGCGGCCAGGAGAACCAAGTGGGCCGACCGGAACTCCAGAACAACCAGCTGGACCGCAATATCCCAGAGGACCTCAAGAACCGAACGGTCCGTTTGGAACACCTGAACGGCCAGAACAGCCGCAGGGTCCCGAAGGAATACCACGGCGCCCAGGAGAACCAAGTGGGCCGACCGGAACTCCAGAACAACCAGGTGGACCGCAATATCCCGGACAACCTCAAGGGCCGCACGGTCCGGAAGGAACACCACGGCGGCCAGGAGAACCAAGTGGGCCGATCGGAACTCCAGAACAACCAGCTGGACCGCAATATCCCAGAGGACCTCAAGGGCCGCACGGTCCGGAAGGAACACCACGGCGGCCAGGAGAACCAAGTGGGCCGACCGGAACTCCAGAACAACCAGCTGGACCGCAATATCCCAGAGGACCTCAAGAACCGAACGGTCCGTTTGGAACACCTGAACGGCCAGAACAGCCGCAGGGTCCCGAAGGAATACCACGGCGCCCAGGAGCACCAACTGGGCCGACCGGAACTCCAGAACAACCAGGTGGACCGCAATATCCCAGAGGACCTCAAGAACCGAACGGTCCGTTTGGAACACCTGAAGGGCCAGGACAGCCGCAGGGTCCCGAAGGAATACCACGGCGGCCAGGAGAACCAACTGGGCCGACCGGAACTCCAGAACAACCAGGTGTACCGCAATATCCCGGACAACCTCAAGGGCCGCACGGTCCGGAAGGAACACCACGGCGCCCAGGAGAACCAAGTGGGCCGACCGGAACTCCAGAGCAACCAGGTGGACCGCAATATCCCAGAGGACCTCAAGAACCGAACGGTCCGTTTGGAACACCTGAACGGCCAGGACAGCCGAAGGGTCCCGAAGGAATACCACGGCGCCCAGGAGAACCAAGTGGGCCGACCGGAACTCCAGAACAACCAGGTGGACCGCAATTTCCCAGAGGACctcaaggaccgtacggtccgTTCGGAACACCTGAACGGCCAGGACAGCCGCAGGGTCCAGAAGGAATACCACGGCGGCCAGTAG